CGTGGGTATGCTAATTTATCTGGAGTAGAGTAGGAGGTAAGGACTGGATACACGGCACGATGGAGTGAACTTGGTTCAAGTGCACTGCAAAAACAAAAGATACAAAATCAGAGGACAAGATTGCAGAGTTCATGCTCCATCATAAAGAGAGAGAGAGAGCAGAGCCAATACCCCAAACATTAAATTGTGGTAAAAGAACTAAAAACACATATCATAAACCTTTAGTAAGACAACTATCAATTTAGACATAGAAGTCATGTCACAAAATGTACCCACGAAGTATACAATGACGAGTAGTGGGAAAAATAAAGCAAAACAATATCTGTATCATCTGATTATTCAAAACTGATTACTTCAAACCCTGTAACAGAATCCTGTAAAGAATTTTGTTAATAACAATTTGACCATCAGATACCTGAAAAGACACTGTAGGTAGATTCGGTAATCAGGGTGAACACCTTCTTCATGAAAAAGGAGCAAAGGATTTCGAAGCAATGCAAAAACCAAGCGAGGTAAAGGCTGCAGTTCAGGGCATTGTGAGAATGCAACATCAATTTGAGTAGTCACTGAACTTCCATTCTTGTAGTGAACAAGTTTATAAGCTTCATTGTATTGAGCTGTAAGAATCACAAGCCAATCGTGCAATAACAGTCTGCCTTCCCGAACCCCTTGCTCCAAAGAGGCTAATATAACCTATAGAATTCACAAATTTGTAATAAGCAATTTGTAACCAACTTAGCTCCTACACATTATACAAATTATATCTTCACGTAAAGGTCTAGGATGCGTGCTATACACCAGATCATGCCCAAAATTTTGTCAATTCACTCATGAAAGTATTACTTTTTTATACCAAAAACTACAGAGCCTTTTTCTATAAATAAAAACAGTCTTCAAGGCTTTTCTCTCAAAACTATTATGATCAACAAAAATATTTCTCACTCAATGAATAATGAATTAACAACATAAGGAAATTTATTCGTTAACCAAATGCAAAAGAGAAAGAGCTTTTGCATCAGTAAATAATCTCTCAACTGTGAGTTATTACTTATTAGTGTAATAATATCACATCTTTTCTTTCCAGCATCCAAAAAATAAGAAACTTTTGCAGGATAGCAGGAGATTATATCTCCAGTAGGAGAGCATGAAAAGAACACAGCACATATCAAAGAAATTCAAGCGAACCATATAATAGCATCATTGTGCAGGTGTTAAGCCTCCAAGCGTAGACATTTTAAAACATTCATACACTGTTAGAACCATCCTGTATAATATTCCACACTATGCCAGCCAAAAGCATAACAATATTTTTATTTGCCCCCATTTGGCAAAATATTAAACTATCCTTAGAATGTAAATAGCCGTATAATATCCTGACTTATGCCTTACCTAAACTACACTAGAAACGTAAATTATTCATCCAAATAAAGACCTTAATAATTCGGACTAATTCACTGATACACAAGCTTGAAGTCCTATAGTCAACTTTATGAAAACAAATTATATCAGCAATTACATCTAGATTACATGGTGCAACATGATACCAAAGGCTCATTATAGGACAAATATATGGAAAAAACTGGGAGAAATACCTTGTGAACAAGTAATGAGAGAACCACTTCAGGATCAACACTGTCATAGAGTTCATTCATATTTTGGGCGACTCCACATTGCACAGTCCGAATCCTTAATCGTCGTCTAAGAGAATACTTGCCTCTACATAAAATATTCAGCAAGCTCAGCCCAAATGGTAGAATCCAAACAGTTCATAATCTTAAAAAGTCATAGTAACTGGCAAAATAACACAGCAAGGGAGTCATTGTGAAGAGAAAAATGGTGAAAATGCAAAACTTCACTTTTTGGGGAGCAAAATAACAAAGGGAACAACATTGTGGCATTTGCCCAAGCAAAAAAAAGTAGATATGCAATAACATGGAAAGCTTCAAAAGAAAGGAACAAATAGTAAAGTACCATAAACATTAGAAAGCTTTCATAAACAAGATGTTAAAAGCCTTCATTTAATAGTCGTTCTCTTATTATGTTTCATATATCACAGAGAATGCCAAGGAACTGCATTAGAGCTCCACACATTTTGGTCCGAACGTATGATATCCTAAGATCTCTATTTTAATCACAAAATTTCTCAAGCATCATTGTAGTTCTTTGGCATAATGCAATCCAAAATCGGATGTCAATGGAAACACATTGAAATATAACAAGCACCACAAGGCAACATAGAAAGAAAGAAACAGTTAGCAGTGAAGGACCGTAGAAATGAAATTCTTTAATAAATGAAATTCTTTAATAAAGGTGTCCTCAACTTTGTTTGCCTATACGGCTTTATCTTAGATAAACCAAATACCTATGCAGCATACTAAAGATGGCCACTGAAATCAACATTATCCCACCTGAAAAAACCTGAGCTAAACAAGAAATCTGAACTCTCTTCCTCTAAGTAACAATCTCGCTCCACCATACCCGTTTCTAGATTCACACCATCTCAGAAGTCAGATCTGGCATATGCCTGTGCAAAAAGGTCCTTGGGGTCGAGAATAAATGGGTAGAGCCTTACTAGAGGTTCCAATTCTAGGGAAATAACAAGTAACGGGCTTCTATTCTTAATTTTTGAATGATTATCAAATAAGTTCCTATCATATAGATGTAAGGCTCCACCTTATTCATGCCAAGACATGTTGCTTCTCATCACTCCAGAATATCTCAAGCCACATGCAGCTATACCAAAGCTAACAAAAACAAAGGAAAGACAACTTAAGTCAAGTGCAGCTGAGGCACAAATACATGCACTGTTTTCTTATGACGAAATTCATTCAATTATTACATTTCAAATGACAAAAGATTTCCCCTACCCAGCAATTTCCTTTTGTGTGTGGTAAAAGTTAATTATAAGAAAATGCATTTTGTACAATCCGAGCAAATGATGCATTCCTCATCTATTGAAATATTTTGTTTTACAATTAAAAGGCATAAGTCTAGCATTAGAATTCTTGGATCTGGTGACAAAGATGACTTGGTTTGTTGATAGTTGGCAAAATGCTACTTCAGAGCAATTCTTCAGATAACTTCTAGATTTCAGAAGCTTTAAGGAACCAGTTAATCAAATAGAACGCATCAGAGATATAAATTTTTCAGGTAATCGGTTAAAATACATAATGGAGATCAAAGTCACTTTGACATGTAAGAAAAATCTACGTAGTGTTGAATAATCAAAATAGAAAATACAATTTAACACCTGAGATAGGTTGGTCCTTTTATTGGAAGAAAACGAAGAATTAGAGGTAATATAGTAAAGCAACTATACCTAACTGAGGAGGACCCCGATCCCGATTCCGTGAGCTCCTCAGGAGGCAAAACAACTGTGTATTGAAATGCAATCTGTATAATAGGAGGCTCTGATCCATGTCTGCAAAAGTACAGAAGTCACCCAGGAAGGGATTAGAGAGGCAAAATCTCTTCATAGTAAGTGATACTATGTAGTAGCATGCAGCTTAGTAATTAAAAATGCAATCATGAGACAAAAGACGATGGAGGCTCAAAAAATATCAAAACAATGTGGAAATCTAAACTCAAATCAAAGAAGGAAATATTTCTGGAAAAGCAACAAGGTGATTGAAATACAATTGTAACCATCTAAAAGAAATACCAATCACTTATGTATAAATGATTCTTTTAATTATATGCCACCAAAACAAATATCGCCTTTAATTAGAGTTCAACTGTTAAATAATCTTATTTCTCAATGGAAATATTGGAAGCTGAATCAGGTTTTCTTTAACATCATTGTCTTTCAAACTTTGATTGTTCATTAAAGAACCAGCTTGTATATTAGAAAGACCAAATTTTGTAGGGTACAGAAAGTAAATGGTGGACCATATAAGGAAATGACCTTTCTGGTAATAGAAGGTTTATAACTGCAGCTTTGTTCTTGCCTCACAGATTAGGGATCCCCACAGATTATTCAATCTTATATACCACTGTTTATACCGGCCCAAAAGAAAAGCAGTCAAAGCCCTAGAGCGTACCACCGAGACCAGATTACCAGCATATTGAAAAAGAAAATTGTGCAACTTCTCAAAAAAATTTCTCTTACAAACTTGACAACGCCAACTTATATAGTTATAGACAAGAAGTATTTAATATCAGAAACAAAATAATTTGGCTTTGATAGAGTGAGTAACTAGGAATTGAACATAGCCAATGGTCTTTTGAACTAGAAAAATATAAAGCTGCACAGTAAGCTATTAACCATTGGTGAATGCTTCCTATAAATAGAAGTGGGGCTGTTGTACGGGATCTAAATGTGCTTCCAGAGCTCTTTGAAGTGACAAACCAAGAGAGTTGAAATCATGGAACATGCATGATTGTCTCAACTATAATTTTCACTATGAAATACAATTAACCAACAGCACTGGAATCCCTTAGTATCTCCAACTCAACATCATCTATAGTAATCAAGCATTATTTTGCTTCAGTCAAAAAGATGCCATGATGGCAATCTGGCCTACATACTTACTTTGCGAATTCCTTGGTAGCTTCAAACTCGAAGTCATAAGCATATGTGGCGTAAGAATCACAACAAATAATGTGTTGAACATTCTCATACTGTGGATCTGGAAAGAAGTGACCATACTGCCAAAAATAAAAATAGAAATTATAGCTATTATTATAATAACAAATAGTGCAATAGTAGCAGTGACTTTACAGCAAGCAATCTGACACTCACAGAATGACCAGTTTTGAATTCAGATGATGTCCTCAATCGCAGTACACAGCCAAAAGCATATGGACGACTTAGCATTCGGTACCTGCAAATCAAGCATCTCAGTCATTAACCTATATGTTATGTATGCTTCGAACCTTTACATCTTTTGTTGAGAAGGATAGAACCAGTGAGAATTGACCCAGCTCCAATGATAGCACCCTCTAAAATAATTTAAAATTCTAGAAATCTAAAAACTTATTCGTCACTCTATCCAATGGCTTTTACTATATGTATTTCCATTAAAATTAGAAACAAAGATAAGATATTCATTAAAAAAAATAACATAATACATACTAGATAGAATTTAATGGCAACACTTGCTGACATATAATATAACTAATAACATGGAAACATAAATGCATACACATGGACGAGAAAACAAAACCTTTGAACCATATCACATGTATTGACTTTCCCATGCTCATTGATAATTATATTTATTTATTTTTCAGTGGATTTTCATTCTATGATTCCAAGCAATCCTCCATGATATTCATTCCTCTTACAACAGAGTTTGAATCCTATAAACCGATTGTAATTTAATGATTGATAATCCAAGCACGTGACAGAATAACAGTATTTCATGGAATACTCACATGTCCTGTGGAAGTGTTGAATCGTCAGTATTTGAGTACAAATACAACGAGCCTCCACTTTCTACGCTAAGAAACTTCAGAGACGCCAAATCTGTATACTCATTTGTAACAGCAAAGATGTCTACGCAAACACCTGCTTGAACAGCAATAGCAGCCTGTAAAATATGTCAATGCTTACACTTACAGAAAAATATTCAACAAATGATACCACTGGCATGTAAAACTGAATTACCAAATCTTTATAGAAAGGTGTCTGCTCAGGAAGCAATGCACGGTCCGCATCCTCTCCTCTACTAGCATATTGTTCACCATACCTTCTTGTATCTAGTTGGCCAGCTCCATAATCAGGAGGACCAGACAAAAAGGCAAAGACTCTACCTGCAGTTGCAAGCAAAGGAGACAACAACCTTCATCAGGCTTTCTGTGTCATATGATGAAAAGACCACAAGTTTAACCTCTGATTATAACAGAGCACTGATATAGAATATATTGAGCTCTGAGATCCACCACCTACCTAGTGCAAATGTGCTTCCATATTCAGATCCAAGGTAGTTCAAAAGAGCTTCAATTGCCACCCCAAAACCTCGCCCACCCATCAAAACACCATCTACTCCTTGCCCTGCTGCTGTTGTTCTCTCCCATGAAGTTGTTGGTCTAAGTGTTTCAAGTGCTGATGCAATACGATCCTTACAAGTTTCCACCTGTGACAATGTTAACAAAAATCTCATAAACAAAAAATACATATATAGTGAACTGAGTACACAGGAAATTGTACAAAACAACTCAATCACTTAATCAGAAACATATTGCACAAAAGAAAAGATAAGAGTAATTTTAATCACTGGCCACGTACTGGAGCCAAGAACTGTAACAGGGGCATGACATCTTCAAGCTCTATTGGTAGGCTTCCCTCTGTTTCCGGGGGAATGAAAACATTTTTGACAACTGGTATAGGGCCTTGAACATCATATAATCCTAATTTGTGGCTAAAGGTAGCAAGACCAAACAGTGAACCAGGCCCAAGAGCTGCAATCAAAATTAGAACAGAGTTTTAGCTGTACTATGGGATTCAGAAAGCAGAAAACAAAATCAATTTGATTTCTAGCCACTGTCAACCTTCCAAAGCTGCCAGCAATGCGCTTTTAGTAAGTTCCAAAAATTCGTCAGAAGCTGCAGAAAAATCCATAAAAAGGTGTCATTTCTTTGAAAATCTTATAAGCAACTCAAAGTATAATAAGTTTTACTGTGCCACACAAGTATCGGGTGCTTTTCACTTAAAATATTATTGTTCAAAAAGTCTCTCTTTGCCTTTGTAAGTAAACATGTGTCCATCTACTAATGCATAAGAATTGAACCAAGTCATAAGACCCATACAGTTCAAGTTTTTTTATGCACATGTCAGTCATATAGCTCTTTTGAGCTCCCTCCTACTTCTCATGGAATGAAATTGTGAACATAGGTGGCAGGAAGAAAAATTTATGATTTTAAATGGTAGCTTAGCTCGTTCACAGTGTACTGAAACAGTGACTCTTAGTGAAATGTGATGCTATAGGTATGTTGATCACTAGATGTTAAGCAGAGAGTTTTGGGAACAAAAACAAGCAACAGCCCTTAAAACTAAAGACTTGAGCAATTATTAAGTTCTCCCTAGCTATGGTGCGTACATAGCCTTGACAAAAACCCGTCAGGCAAGTGTTGATAGTCTCCCAATTCACAACCAACAGAACTCCTACTTTAACTGGAGAAACCAAATGATGGAAATCAGAACCTTCCCCTATGCTTAACATCTTCTTTGATATATGCATTCAGTAAAAGAGAAGCGCCAAACAAGCACTAATCAGAGGCTGTCATGAGAACAAGCTTCAAATTCAATATCCTAAAGCATATCCCCTTATAAACCCGACATACAAATGATTCGGACACAACCTAGCTGAATATCAATTTACATTGTCATCTATTCACAACCTATAAAACATCAGCTCAATTTATTAATATCTTATTTGTTCAACCTAGTGATCACTTGTTCTGATCTATGTCAATGTTAAAAGTGGAACATCCAAACCATGTCAATAACTCAAAACTTCGAATGACCTCAACTCTTTCAACCAGAAAACGATAGAAACAGGCGATCCAAGTAGCAATGTAAGAACTTACAGGACAAATCAATCGCCGCAACATAGACCGGTCGAGGTTGCATTGCTTCATCCGACTCCTCCACTACACAAAACAAACAAAGAGCAACAGAAATTCAAAATCAATCAGCACTAACAATAAATAAGTAAATAGGTCAAAAAATCAAAGGAGAGTGACGAACCAGGAAGCTCTAGATCTACGAAGGATGACATCATCTCGGGGCAAGACTGAGGCTGAGAGTATCGAGCAATGGCCTCGGAGGAGAGCCCCTGGGGGTTGCCGCAGAGAGCACAGTTCCATGACCACTGGTCAAGCTCGCAGTAAGTGTTGAAGTAGGCCCAGCAATTCTCGCACCGCGGCAACAATTGACCGCCGGATCCGTACGCCGGAGCTTGGCCGTTCTCGTCTTTGGTGGCGAACGGCGTCACCGTCAGGCCCCATGGTATGCCGGAATTCTCGTGCGCGCCGGCGTCGATAGGGAACCGCGAGACGGTGGCTCGGACCGCCATGGTTTTGACTTGTGAGAGTTGTGAGTCTTTGTTTTTCAGTCTCGGCGGAAAAGGGATGTTACGGGTTGCTCTCGAGTGCCACATAGGTTGGACCAGTGGTTTTATGCCAGCTCATAAAAATTATATGCTGATTTGGTAGCCGGAGTTTTTTATTTATTATGTACTTAATAGGTTTACTCATCGGAATGGCAAACCCTAACTTCACCCGAACGGCGCTCTTTGTTGCGCTACTTCTAGTGTTGCTCTTGTGTAATGGCTTCTGCCATTTGTTAAATGAGAGCGAATCTTTTCCTTTGCTTCAACTGTGAGTGACTCTTCCCTCTTACTTAGTTTCAAGAATCCCTCTCAGACCCATTTGGCCTCTACCCAACTTCGGATTCAAACTCCTCCAATTTCCTTGTTTCAGCCAGAAAACTCAAATCTCCAAGGACTTCTGGGTACTTTTTCTCACTCTATTTCCTTCTCATGTTTTACTGGTCTGTTCATGTAGCACCTACGTGTTTCTTGAATGTGTGTGCTTGTTTATGGTTGGGTAATGTGGCTGGGTGTGGTGAAATTCCAGCCCATTTGTTTATATCTGAGTTGGGATTTCGAAAGTTTCAAACTTTCTTGAGTTCATTCACGTTTTTGTACTGGGTTTGTTACTGATTTGAGCTTTCTGTGCTTCTAAAGTTTGAAAACGAAATAGAAGAAGAAGAGGAGGAAGTTGAAGAAGTGGTGGATGATGAAGATGCTGATAATGCTATTGATGTCAAGAACTCAGTGAGCAGTGAAGAGGAGAAGTAAAAGCATGCTGAACTTCTTGCCCTTCCTCCATATGGTTCTGAAGTTTACATTGGTGGCATTCCTCTTGATGCTACTCAGGATGATTTAAAGGTCTTTTGTGAAGCTGTAGGAGAAGTTACACAGGTTGATTTAATTGCTCTTTATAAAGTACTGTTTTTATGTTCTTGTAAAAACAAATTCTTATACTGCCTCTGCTTTTTTACAACAGGTACAGATTATGAAGGGAAAAGATCTAGGTGACGGTAAGGGCTTTGCATTTGTGACATTCAGAAACATGGAGATGGCTTCTACTGCTATTGATGAATTGAATAATACTGAATTTAAGGTAGCATACTCTCCCCTTACATAAGCAGATAGCTCAGGGGAAGTCGTTTAATAGATTCCTTCACCTTTATTTTACAGTATATCCAATCTGGTTCGTGATATTCCAAATTGGGGTTTCCTTGCTAGAGATAGCAGTATTCATAGGCTTCAAATACAGCTATTATAGTCCTCGAATAGAAAAACTCCAAAATACGTATTAAAAGAGTTGGTAGATAATAAGAAAAGCAATAAAAGTTATTTTCTCATTATTACGTATTATAATACGTAATACGTATTATAAAGAGAAATAAATACATAAATAATTTAGGAAGCTTTAG
The window above is part of the Fragaria vesca subsp. vesca linkage group LG2, FraVesHawaii_1.0, whole genome shotgun sequence genome. Proteins encoded here:
- the LOC101307751 gene encoding protein transport protein Sec24-like At3g07100-like; its protein translation is MAVRATVSRFPIDAGAHENSGIPWGLTVTPFATKDENGQAPAYGSGGQLLPRCENCWAYFNTYCELDQWSWNCALCGNPQGLSSEAIARYSQPQSCPEMMSSFVDLELPVEESDEAMQPRPVYVAAIDLSSSDEFLELTKSALLAALEALGPGSLFGLATFSHKLGLYDVQGPIPVVKNVFIPPETEGSLPIELEDVMPLLQFLAPVETCKDRIASALETLRPTTSWERTTAAGQGVDGVLMGGRGFGVAIEALLNYLGSEYGSTFALGRVFAFLSGPPDYGAGQLDTRRYGEQYASRGEDADRALLPEQTPFYKDLAAIAVQAGVCVDIFAVTNEYTDLASLKFLSVESGGSLYLYSNTDDSTLPQDMYRMLSRPYAFGCVLRLRTSSEFKTGHSYGHFFPDPQYENVQHIICCDSYATYAYDFEFEATKEFAKHGSEPPIIQIAFQYTVVLPPEELTESGSGSSSVRGKYSLRRRLRIRTVQCGVAQNMNELYDSVDPEVVLSLLVHKVILASLEQGVREGRLLLHDWLVILTAQYNEAYKLVHYKNGSSVTTQIDVAFSQCPELQPLPRLVFALLRNPLLLFHEEGVHPDYRIYLQCLFSALEPSSLHRAVYPVLTSYSTPDKLAYPRHSLSRAALITSGSPIFFLDAFTALIVFYSSTADPTLPFPPPHDCLLRTVINKLKQERCITPKLIFIRGGQDDATAFENYLIEEQDVDGSGITSVMGFVSFLEDITQSVLEYIK
- the LOC101303487 gene encoding uncharacterized protein LOC101303487 yields the protein MANPNFTRTALFVALLLVLLLCNGFCHLLNESESFPLLQLQKTQISKDFWVLFLTLFPSHVLLFENEIEEEEEEVEEVVDDEDADNAIDVKNSDDLKVFCEAVGEVTQVQIMKGKDLGDGKGFAFVTFRNMEMASTAIDELNNTEFKNSTFVFSLLFILTRRPRIIFFLDEEELADVTFGDLQKARSNGSHVLLPPQPKDDKKKAARANKNWPMEVSSKKPVSRFREVIRAPKKVVRDPRFESLCGTLNVDG